From Pseudomonas sp. CCI4.2, one genomic window encodes:
- a CDS encoding SufE family protein, translating into MKLPPDAQLALDTFNQPQSWEQRARLLMQWGERLPALSDDEKTEAHRVHGCESQVWLLGNFEQGAWQFRAASDARLIRGLVALLLARVNGLSAEDMQQVDPADWFKQLGLSRHLSPSRSNGLNAVLQRMRQLASGTT; encoded by the coding sequence ATGAAGTTGCCGCCTGATGCCCAGCTGGCTTTGGATACTTTCAATCAGCCACAAAGCTGGGAGCAGCGTGCGCGGCTATTGATGCAATGGGGTGAACGCTTGCCCGCGTTGAGCGACGACGAAAAAACCGAAGCGCACCGGGTACACGGCTGTGAAAGCCAGGTCTGGCTGCTGGGCAATTTCGAGCAGGGGGCGTGGCAATTTCGTGCCGCCAGTGACGCGCGCTTGATTCGAGGCTTGGTGGCGCTGCTGTTGGCGCGGGTCAATGGCCTGTCAGCAGAGGATATGCAGCAGGTTGATCCAGCGGATTGGTTCAAGCAATTGGGACTTAGCCGTCACTTGTCACCGTCACGCAGCAACGGCTTGAACGCGGTATTACAGCGGATGCGTCAGTTGGCTTCCGGCACGACCTGA
- a CDS encoding cysteine desulfurase, with the protein MLLPSPWRADFPAIAALQRQGQTYLDNAATTQKPQALLDALNNYYANGAANVHRAQHLPGANATQLFENSRRNVAQWLNAGDDAQIIFTHGTTSALNLLAYGLEHQFETGDEIVISALEHHANLLPWQQLAQRRGIELIVLPLDAHGLIDLPVAATLIGPRTRVLAVSQLSNVLGAWQPLPELLKMAKAHGALTVVDGAQGVVHGRQDLQALSCDFYVFSSHKLYGPDGVGVLYGRNEALAQLRHWQFGGEMVLTTDYHSATFRPAPLGFEAGTPPIAGVIGLGATLDYLNSLDHGAVLAHEAALHRLLREGLRSREGVRVLGDPQLALVSFVVDGVHNADLAHLLTEQGIAVRAGHHCAMPLIKHLGLTGALRASLALYNDSDDVQRFFHGLDQALELLR; encoded by the coding sequence ATGCTTCTGCCCTCCCCTTGGCGCGCTGATTTTCCAGCCATCGCCGCACTGCAACGGCAAGGCCAGACCTATCTGGACAACGCCGCTACAACGCAAAAACCCCAAGCGCTGCTCGACGCGCTAAACAATTACTACGCCAACGGCGCGGCCAATGTGCATCGCGCACAGCACCTGCCGGGGGCAAACGCCACTCAATTGTTTGAAAACAGCCGGCGCAACGTCGCCCAATGGCTTAACGCGGGCGATGACGCACAGATCATTTTTACCCACGGCACCACCTCGGCATTGAACCTGCTGGCGTATGGGCTTGAGCATCAATTTGAAACCGGCGATGAGATCGTAATCTCGGCGCTGGAGCATCACGCCAACCTGCTGCCTTGGCAGCAACTGGCACAGCGTCGCGGTATCGAATTGATTGTTTTGCCCCTCGACGCCCACGGGCTGATTGATCTTCCTGTTGCTGCCACGCTGATCGGTCCACGTACCCGGGTATTGGCCGTCAGTCAGCTGTCCAACGTACTTGGCGCCTGGCAACCGCTGCCCGAGTTACTGAAGATGGCCAAGGCGCACGGCGCGCTGACGGTGGTCGATGGCGCACAAGGTGTAGTGCACGGCCGACAAGACCTGCAGGCCCTGAGCTGCGATTTTTATGTCTTTTCCAGCCACAAACTCTACGGCCCGGACGGCGTCGGCGTGCTGTACGGCCGCAATGAAGCTCTGGCGCAGTTACGTCATTGGCAGTTCGGCGGCGAAATGGTCCTGACCACTGACTACCACAGCGCAACGTTTCGCCCTGCGCCGCTGGGTTTTGAAGCGGGCACGCCACCGATAGCCGGGGTCATCGGCCTGGGCGCGACCCTCGACTATTTGAACAGCCTCGACCACGGCGCCGTGCTGGCCCATGAGGCCGCGCTGCACCGGTTATTGCGCGAGGGTTTGCGCAGCCGCGAGGGCGTGCGAGTGCTGGGAGATCCGCAATTGGCGTTGGTGAGCTTCGTGGTGGACGGGGTTCACAACGCCGATCTGGCTCACCTGTTGACCGAACAGGGCATTGCCGTGCGTGCCGGGCATCATTGCGCGATGCCGCTGATCAAGCACCTGGGGCTGACCGGTGCCTTACGCGCGTCTCTGGCGCTGTACAACGACTCCGACGACGTGCAGCGTTTTTTCCATGGGCTGGACCAAGCGCTGGAGTTGCTGCGATGA
- the tcdA gene encoding tRNA cyclic N6-threonylcarbamoyladenosine(37) synthase TcdA: protein MVMNTEDPRFAGVARLYGIEGLSRLRAAHVAIVGVGGVGSWAAEAIARCGVGEISLFDMDDVCLSNSNRQLHALEGTIGRDKVEVMAERLRAINPDCVVHAVSDFVTRETMAEYITPNIDCVLDCIDSVNAKAALIAWCKRRKIQIITTGGAGGQIDPTLIQVCDLNRTFNDPLASKVRSTLRRDYGFSRTMTRHYSVPCVFSTEQLRYPKPDGSICLQKSFVGDGVKLDCSGGFGAVMMVTATFGMVAATKAVDKIVAGVRRPSERIKPIQVVPEAN, encoded by the coding sequence ATGGTCATGAACACAGAAGATCCGCGGTTTGCTGGCGTCGCCCGTCTGTATGGCATTGAAGGCCTGAGCCGGTTGCGTGCTGCCCATGTGGCAATCGTTGGTGTCGGCGGGGTCGGTTCGTGGGCGGCAGAAGCGATTGCCCGCTGCGGCGTCGGCGAAATCTCTTTGTTCGATATGGACGACGTGTGCCTGAGCAACAGCAACCGCCAGTTGCACGCACTGGAAGGCACGATCGGCCGGGACAAGGTTGAGGTCATGGCCGAGCGCCTGCGTGCAATCAACCCGGATTGCGTCGTCCATGCCGTCAGTGATTTCGTCACCCGCGAGACCATGGCCGAGTACATCACGCCGAACATCGATTGCGTGCTCGATTGCATCGACAGCGTTAACGCGAAGGCCGCGCTCATCGCTTGGTGCAAACGCCGCAAGATTCAGATCATTACCACGGGCGGTGCGGGCGGGCAGATAGACCCGACGCTGATCCAGGTCTGCGACCTCAACCGCACCTTCAACGATCCGTTGGCATCCAAAGTGCGCTCGACCCTGCGCCGGGATTACGGTTTCTCGCGGACCATGACCCGCCACTACAGCGTGCCGTGCGTGTTCTCTACCGAGCAGCTGCGTTATCCGAAACCCGACGGCAGCATCTGCCTGCAAAAAAGCTTCGTCGGCGACGGCGTGAAGCTCGACTGCTCGGGTGGGTTCGGCGCGGTGATGATGGTTACGGCGACGTTCGGTATGGTCGCGGCGACCAAAGCAGTGGACAAGATTGTTGCCGGTGTAAGACGCCCGTCTGAACGGATAAAGCCGATTCAGGTCGTGCCGGAAGCCAACTGA